In one Culex quinquefasciatus strain JHB chromosome 2, VPISU_Cqui_1.0_pri_paternal, whole genome shotgun sequence genomic region, the following are encoded:
- the LOC6040178 gene encoding caspase-1, which yields MDKGLTNEVDVLGLMEYIPNSSMPSANITPKSRPTVEENYNTNHKYRGLALIFCNMEFQKELKMPKRVATEKDRDDICDALKNLSFNVKVNNDLNKEEVQKTLKEWSQAKHHIDNDCLVVVIMTYGGNGFVYAKDGKYEVDTLWKNFVGNACPSLIGKPKIFFIQGWVLEGKKYNDVKDSSLKLKDCMASEHQKPPFFIPTWADLLIMDNGPNTWEDDLTGSCLIQSLCKELKEYDASCELLTLLTNVIRRTIYGYTLSGSNNKPVQMPCMISMLTKSLYFIKKDNILDDRNSLKE from the exons ATGGACAAAGGATTGACAAACGAAGTGGATGTTCTAGGATTAATGGAGTACAT ACCAAACTCATCGATGCCATCGGCTAACATAACTCCCAAGTCTCGACCTACTGTGGAGGAGAATTACAACACAAACCATAAGTATCGAGGGCTAGCGTTGATATTCTGTAATATGGAGTTTCAGAAAGAGTTGAAAATGCCAAAACGAGTTGCTACAGAAAAAGATCGTGACGACATATGTGATGCATTGAAGAATCTGTCTTTTAATGTAAAAGTGAACAATGACCTGAATAAGGAGGAAGTGCAGAAAACTTTGAAGGAGTGGTCCCAAGCAAAACACCACATAGACAATGACTGTCTGGTAGTGGTCATCATGACCTACGGTGGAAACGGATTCGTCTATGCCAAAGATGGAAAATATGAAGTGGATACACTGTGGAAAAACTTTGTCGGGAATGCGTGTCCTTCGCTTATAGGAAAACCAAAAATATTCTTTATTCAAGGGTGGGTGTTAGAAGGGAAAAAATATAACGATGTCAAGGACTCTTCACTTAAATTGAAAGACTGTATGGCTAGTGAGCATCAAAAACCACCATTTTTTATTCCAACGTGGGCGGATTTATTGATCATGGACAATGGTCCAAATACATGGGAGGATGACCTGACTGGATCTTGTTTAATCCAGTCGCTTTGTAAGGAGCTTAAAGAATATGATGCAAGTTGTGAACTGCTGACACTTTTAACGAACGTTATTCGGAGAACAATCTATGGATATACATTGTCCGGGTCTAATAACAAGCCAGTTCAAATGCCCTGTATGATTTCTATGCTTACCAAATCTTTATACTTTATCAAAAAAGATAACATTTTAGACGATCGTAATTCTTTGAAAGAATAA
- the LOC6040177 gene encoding caspase: protein MDNGSQCANMLDGCIKSTMSKQVATENPEYSSSANLYDTTNDYRGLALVFNHENFETEKKRDGTNEDRDNLKDLLSSLKFDVHIYDDLDKKEVLKTLKIWSEEKYSDCDCLVVVVMTHGDPHNLYAKDSCYPVESLWVNFIGNRCPSLIGKPKMFFIQACRGKALDQGVVFDPERQNDKKDCKTYEGSNSSPPMADLLVMYSTYEGHCSWRNPKNGGVFIQTLCSELKANGNKRELLTLLTGVSRRTAYEFQSYVPDDEKYNAKKQMPCLVSTLTKSFYFTDKTTSKKFELKKF from the exons ATGGACAACGGATCGCAGTGTGCCAACATGCTGGATGGGTGTATCAA ATCAACAATGTCCAAACAAGTTGCAACTGAAAATCCTGAGTATTCCTCTTCTGCAAATCTCTACGATACAACGAATGATTATCGGGGACTTGCGTTGGTGTTTAATCATGAAAACTTTGAGACGGAAAAAAAGCGAGATGGCACCAATGAAGATCGGGATAACTTGAAAGATCTACTGAGTAGTCTTAAATTTGATGTGCACATATATGATGACTTGGACAAGAAGGAAGTGCTGAAAACACTGAAGATATGGTCTGAAGAAAAATACTCGGACTGTGACTGCCTAGTAGTGGTTGTGATGACTCATGGTGATCCACATAATTTGTACGCTAAAGATTCATGCTACCCAGTGGAATCTCTTTGGGTAAACTTTATCGGGAACAGGTGCCCCTCGCTGATTGGGAAGCCCAAGATGTTTTTTATACAAGCGTGTCGAGGAAAAGCTCTTGACCAAGGAGTGGTGTTCGATCCTGAaagacaaaacgacaaaaaggATTGTAAAACATACGAAGGTTCGAATTCGAGCCCGCCAATGGCTGATTTATTGGTGATGTATTCGACATATGAAGGGCACTGCTCGTGGCGTAATCCCAAAAATGGCGGGGTGTTTATCCAGACGCTATGCAGTGAGCTGAAGGCGAACGGGAATAAACGTGAGCTTTTGACGCTTCTAACTGGTGTGTCTAGAAGAACGGCATATGAATTTCAGTCATATGTTCCAGATGATGAGAAGTACAACGCCAAGAAGCAAATGCCGTGCCTGGTTTCGACTCTGACTAAGAGCTTTTACTTTACTGATAAGACAACTAGCAAGAAATTTGAGCTGAAAAAGTTTTGA